One Mesorhizobium loti genomic window carries:
- a CDS encoding transcriptional regulator, with amino-acid sequence MDSPIKKKRARGRLSREMIEDAAFEVIEREGFAGFSTRKLAAELGCEAMSIYHHFPSMAHLFEAMVDRLVSQLKMPDPDLPWRQRMRIAVLDYRRIGREHPAFATYFLTYRMNSPTCLAYIDNIVGLFNDGGFSPEMAARLFRAVGYYLGGALLDETAGYTKGPSAVTTVSDEQLARDFPNIAAAGRYFGKAEFDTTFDLGLKMLLDEMERIRDGANAE; translated from the coding sequence ATGGACTCACCGATCAAGAAAAAGCGAGCACGCGGGCGACTGTCGCGCGAAATGATCGAGGACGCCGCTTTCGAGGTGATCGAGCGGGAGGGGTTCGCCGGCTTTTCCACGCGCAAGCTGGCGGCCGAGCTCGGTTGCGAGGCGATGAGCATCTACCACCACTTTCCGTCCATGGCGCATCTGTTCGAGGCGATGGTCGACAGGCTGGTCAGCCAGCTGAAGATGCCGGATCCCGACCTGCCTTGGCGTCAACGGATGCGCATCGCGGTGCTGGACTATCGCCGGATCGGTCGGGAGCATCCAGCCTTCGCGACGTATTTCCTCACCTACCGGATGAACTCCCCCACCTGCCTTGCCTACATCGACAACATTGTCGGCCTGTTCAATGATGGCGGTTTCAGTCCAGAGATGGCAGCAAGGCTGTTTCGCGCGGTCGGCTATTATCTGGGCGGAGCACTGCTCGACGAGACCGCAGGCTATACCAAAGGCCCGTCGGCGGTCACAACCGTCAGCGACGAGCAACTGGCGCGTGATTTTCCCAACATCGCCGCCGCCGGCCGCTACTTCGGCAAGGCGGAATTCGACACAACCTTCGATCTTGGCCTCAAAATGCTGCTGGACGAGATGGAACGCATCCGCGACGGTGCGAATGCAGAATAA
- a CDS encoding protein involved in catabolism of external DNA — MNYRHAYHAGNFADVVKHVVLTRLLDYLKQKDKAFRVVDTHAGIGRYDLSSLEAQKTGEWQGGIGRLIDASFDAKVGALLAPYLEAVRSLNRDGGVKKYPGSPLLARHLLRKQDRLSAIELHPKDAAKLKAEFAGDFQVRVMELDGWLALGAHLPPKEKRGLVLIDPPFEEEGEFDRLVDGLIRAHKRWPGGIYALWYPIKDRKAVIAFRKALKQSGIPKILDIEFEIRPASSEPSLDGSGMVVVNPPFTLEGELRTVLPALHKLLAVEKPAHWSLEWLAGE, encoded by the coding sequence GTGAACTACCGCCACGCCTATCACGCCGGAAATTTCGCCGATGTCGTCAAGCATGTCGTGCTGACGCGGCTGCTCGACTATCTCAAACAGAAGGACAAGGCGTTTCGCGTCGTCGACACCCATGCCGGCATTGGCCGCTACGATCTGTCGTCGCTCGAGGCGCAGAAGACCGGCGAATGGCAGGGCGGCATCGGCAGGCTGATCGACGCCTCGTTCGACGCCAAGGTGGGTGCACTGTTGGCGCCCTATCTGGAGGCGGTGCGGTCGCTCAATCGCGATGGCGGCGTGAAAAAATATCCAGGCTCGCCGCTGCTCGCACGCCACCTCCTGCGCAAGCAGGACAGGTTGTCGGCGATCGAACTGCATCCGAAAGACGCCGCGAAGCTCAAGGCGGAATTCGCCGGCGACTTCCAGGTGCGAGTCATGGAACTCGATGGCTGGCTGGCGCTCGGCGCGCATCTGCCGCCGAAGGAGAAGCGCGGCCTGGTGCTCATTGATCCGCCCTTCGAGGAGGAGGGCGAGTTCGATCGCCTCGTCGACGGGCTCATAAGGGCACACAAGCGCTGGCCCGGCGGCATCTATGCGCTGTGGTATCCGATCAAGGACCGCAAGGCGGTGATCGCCTTCAGGAAAGCGCTGAAACAATCCGGCATCCCGAAAATCCTCGACATAGAATTCGAGATCAGGCCGGCCTCTTCTGAGCCAAGCCTCGATGGCAGCGGCATGGTGGTGGTCAACCCGCCCTTCACATTGGAAGGCGAATTGCGAACCGTGCTGCCGGCCCTGCACAAATTGCTCGCGGTGGAAAAGCCGGCGCACTGGTCGCTGGAATGGCTGGCCGGAGAGTAG
- a CDS encoding alkylhydroperoxidase like protein, whose protein sequence is MSAYRILSSVPSSIRQTCLLAAAGCALTLAAAPVHADDYDATLKDIQSTMGGVPSFVKQFPKAGLPGAWAEVKAIELSDKTALPPKVKSLISLAVAAQIPCNYCIWSDTQDAKRAGATDEEIQEAVAMAALTRHWSTIFNGMQVDFDTFKKEMGGQ, encoded by the coding sequence ATGTCTGCCTATCGCATTCTTTCATCCGTGCCTTCTTCCATACGCCAGACCTGCCTGCTCGCTGCTGCCGGCTGCGCGCTGACGCTGGCCGCGGCACCTGTCCATGCCGACGACTATGATGCAACCCTCAAGGACATCCAGTCGACCATGGGCGGCGTGCCGAGCTTTGTGAAGCAGTTTCCCAAGGCCGGTCTGCCCGGTGCCTGGGCCGAGGTCAAGGCCATCGAACTCAGCGACAAGACGGCGCTGCCGCCAAAGGTCAAGTCGCTGATCTCGCTGGCGGTGGCGGCACAGATTCCGTGCAATTACTGCATCTGGTCGGACACGCAGGACGCCAAGCGCGCCGGCGCCACCGACGAGGAAATCCAGGAAGCCGTGGCGATGGCCGCGCTGACCCGCCACTGGAGCACCATCTTCAACGGCATGCAGGTCGATTTCGACACATTCAAGAAGGAAATGGGCGGTCAGTGA
- a CDS encoding transcriptional regulator, whose protein sequence is MEAVLVQTTGFFQERSADRRLAAAFTSVWVHRMQDRDAPPVVITPDATIDLQWIDGRFRIAGPDREPQIETLPSGATIVGFRFRPGAAAGWLGVPANRIVGERLDLSELWGASACHLSGRIQATPDLAKLVGQLEEAIGAHTQDHRAPDAAMGFAFDVIDRGLPADKPLVPFLLRSLHMSERTLRRRFEESFGYGPKTLDRILRFHRFRRLRQASGDTSTAVLAIEAGYADQAHLIRESRRLSGITPAALAATGV, encoded by the coding sequence ATGGAAGCTGTACTGGTGCAGACCACCGGCTTTTTCCAGGAACGCTCCGCAGACAGGCGGCTGGCTGCAGCTTTCACGTCCGTCTGGGTCCACCGCATGCAGGACCGGGACGCTCCGCCTGTCGTGATAACGCCGGATGCGACGATCGACCTGCAGTGGATCGACGGCCGGTTCCGGATCGCGGGACCGGACCGGGAGCCGCAGATCGAGACACTGCCATCAGGAGCGACGATTGTCGGATTCAGATTCCGGCCAGGGGCGGCAGCGGGTTGGCTGGGCGTGCCGGCCAACCGGATCGTCGGCGAACGTCTTGACCTCAGTGAACTCTGGGGTGCGAGCGCGTGCCATCTGTCAGGCCGCATCCAGGCAACGCCCGATCTCGCCAAGCTGGTGGGACAATTGGAGGAGGCAATCGGGGCACACACGCAAGACCACCGTGCGCCCGATGCGGCCATGGGCTTTGCCTTTGACGTGATCGACCGGGGTCTGCCAGCCGACAAGCCGCTGGTGCCTTTCCTCTTGCGCTCCCTGCATATGAGCGAACGAACGCTGCGGCGGCGTTTCGAGGAAAGTTTCGGCTATGGCCCGAAGACGCTTGACCGGATCCTGCGCTTCCACCGCTTCAGGCGCCTGCGGCAGGCATCCGGCGATACCTCGACCGCGGTCTTAGCGATCGAGGCCGGCTATGCGGACCAGGCCCATCTGATACGCGAGAGCAGGCGGCTCTCCGGCATCACGCCGGCCGCGCTGGCTGCCACCGGAGTATAG